The genomic interval AGGATGTTTTACAATTTTTTCATTGTACCATGATTACACAGTTTTACAGaaaccatgacatatagaaatacagttgataaaGTAATATAGtttactacagcgtcatggttaataaagttaatacagaatcatggtaaaacatatagattttatatagaaatgtattatatagtatcagaccctgatggaccattacaaatcactttacagagcatggtaccgcaactatatttagtttagagtgcaaccacattacttagATAGTATGTTGCATTCAGTAGTTGATTGTGCCTACGCTGTAGACAGGCTCCCCTTCAGataagggttgaggaggccgatctaacTGTCGGAGTTTAGTtaacttaccctggtcggccagccaggataggtcccgccaactcgccgcacaaccctatcatgaagggttaaatcatgacatacagttagttatccatctaggaaagttttctcagttattatacaTAAACTCAAATTTACAGAAATAGTAGATGTAACTATGAATgatagaagtattatgaatagaaaatttataaagacagttatgttaagtaaTATAGGTGTGAGCTATACTATACAATATTTATACATGTTTCTTTCAGATTCGGTTATCCATGATATCTCTAAATCAGATTATTATAAATAtgtaactcatatgccacacactagcaatagcatatttcgtcttactgagcgttgtcttatcctagtgatttaatatttttcagacGATCCaattaggcaagcagatcagactTGCAAATAGAGggggctacagtactgccctatctgagggtgagtattttggggagATTATTGTTGTTTGAACCTAGTTCAGTTGGgggtattttggggaatagtCGTGTATGTACAGCTTGGGGAAtgttctgacactctggtattgtaaatatatatatatatatatatatatggatatgtttttatgtataCAACTTCTCGCTGTTTAGGTTGTTTGTTGTAGCATAGTTTTCATGGGTCCTATCTGGACCGAGATGTCGGTTGACTTATAATAATAGGTATTAGAGCAATGAAATTTCACAGTTTATATgtaaggaaatttttttttttttttttattaaatcaagTCGTTACAAAGCAGCTGGTGGAGTTGGGATGATTCTTGTGGATGAAGCATATATTGGCGTTGGATTTCCCTTTCTGATCCCTGGTGCTAGTGTTGGAAGGACCATAGGGAATAAGATTTTGTCATATTTCAATGAAACACGGTTTGTTCTTTAGTATATCAATGTTCGCTGGCGGCCACGAACAAGCCGGCGAACGAAGCTCTGCTTTGTTTTCCAATGGATGGATTTGACGTTTTGGGAAGTGGGTTTTGGGCGGAGGTGAAAAGTTCCATTTTTTCCATTTCTTCTATTGCAGATGACCGTTTTTTATTTTTAGGCAAATCTCGCTGAACGGTCCAGCGAAATTTGATTTCCACGTGTTTAAAtctggtccagcgagatttgatTTTCACGTGTTTAAATCTTGCAGTACCAAGTAGTAAGATTACGTTAGagtcattttgggaaatattttcccaaatagggtattatttaatatattattttaaaataaaaataaaacggGGAAAAACTCTGGGGATGGGGGTTGGCAAGCCTTCTCTATGCCCATATACTCCATTTTTAACCAGTTTTATTTTATTGGTCTTGCATCAAACATGAGCTAACCTTTTCGAGAAACCttgtattagatttggataaactatagtatattaaaatttatccgaATCTACATAAATTTAGATTCAAAGTTCGAAATtggctcccaaacactacctaaaaatttttagtttagtCTAGTCTAGTGAACCTCCCAACAAATTGCCCTTATTTATCTTTATTCCTTCTCATccaaattttaaaaaactcatttttagGCATTTGAGTCATTTCtccataaaaataaatttttttttttatttttaaaattggcTTTTGCAAGCAGGTTGGCTCTCTGTGTTGGGAATGTGACACTCTCCGTCTCTCTTCCCCTTCTATCTGGTTGAGTTCCCAAGCACCAACTGGGGGCGATTCCTCTCACTCTCAGGAATCAGGATGCACGATGTCATTTCTTTCTCCTCTGGAACTCAAATGGAGTGTTGTTAATTCGTAAGTTGCAGATAGGCTAAACCGACCAACCAAAAATAATCGATAACTCGGAGGCGAGAGATGGCCACCAGAGGCAGCCACCACCACCGTCACAGAAAGAACACCgtctttcttttctctctcctctgtGCGGCCTCTCTCTTACTCGCTCTCTCACTCTTCAGATCCACCTCCAGGAGCTCTCCTCCTCTTCGTCCCGTTGGAAACTTCACTACGGAAGCAGAGGAGGGATCGGGCGGGGACGGACCCTGCGACTACAACGACGGGTCGTGGGTCTACGACCCGACCACGAGATCTCCTCCCTACGATCACACCTGCAAGGAGATCTTCAAGGGCTGGAACTGCATTGCTAACAACAAATCCAATGCTCCCCATCTCATCAAATGGCGCTGGAAGCCCAATCACTGTGATCTTCCGCCGTTTGATCCCCGTCAATTCCTTGAGCGCTATAGAGACACTAGCATTGgtactttctctctttctctcgctAATTTATCTATGTGAACTTTGACGTACAACTAAGGTAATGCTTGGTTCGATGTTTGGGAGTACTTTGTTGTGGTTTTCTAACTAGAAATCAGAGAAAAATTTGATTTCATAAACAATGAACGTACTTTCAAGATGCTAACCAGACAATAATGTAGTGAATAAATGGGCATTTAACTATTGGTTGAATGGTTATTCGACTGGATCTTTCGAATGCTAGATACAATTACTTCATATCTTTAATTCAGATTGTGAATTTTGTTTGGTCGCATAGAAAAATGCAGGAAAATAAGTCAAAATTATGGACTTAATTTTCTCTGCTTATTTCAGGACAATTGACATAACTAGCTTAGTTGGATTAGTTTTTTCATCAGTTTTTAATTTATACAATCTTCTATTAGTTGCTgagaaaatataggaaaaagagaTTGAGTTTTAGATCCTCAACTATTAGTCTCAGGAAACCCAAAGTCTTTATTTAACTACTAGACTTGGTTgagtttttcattttcattttgttcaATATGGCTGAGGTATTTAGAAGACGCAGTACTTCTTCCCTATTTTGCTTTGTATTCTCAGTGACCGAGTAAAGTTAGTTGTGTTTATGTAGAAAACTTGTTTCTGTGCAAGCACAAGCTATTTTCTTGACTTATTTGCTGTCTTTTCAATTGCATGGTAAAGCTTATTTATACTTTCATTTATTGCATTATACTTTCTATAGACCTTATGAATGTCAACAGCACAGGATTTATTGGGGATTCCTTAAATAGGAATATGTTTGTTTCTCTATTTTGTACTTTGAGACGGGCATCGAGTGAAGTGAAGAAGTGGCGTCCTGCTGGGGCTGATCGTGGATTTACATTTCCTCAGTACAACCTCACGATTGCGTATCATAGAACTAATATTTTGGCACGTTATGGTAGGTAAGCTGTGTTTGCTATGCTACTTTCTAATTAAGCAATTGTTTTACTGAGATTGTTCCGCAATTATTCTGTAAATGATATTCGTGATTTACAAATTCATTGTATccaatttccactcacaaatattGTATTATCAacttatgaaaataaatttataggttttttttttttttgtggaattCTAGGCTTTTAAGATTCCCAATTATCATTTGTAGTACATCATTATATGTTTTTGGAAGTTCAAGCTTGTCATAAAAAAGTACAAGTTTGAAAGTGTTCATTGGATTGGATATGTGTGCCGTGCTTCTTCATAAGTTATGAAAAATGAAGTGCTTTTCAATTCTAAAGTGCATTTTCATGGAAGTTGGCTTCCTACTCATGGTAAAAGTTTTCTCTCAATGACACAATAACTTGTATCCtcccatttaaaaaaaattgtaggaGAAGCTAGCATTGGATGTTTAAAATATACATTTATTTGTGATGAGGTATAACTAACATTGGGTTTGCTGTTCTGTGAGCTCTAGAAAGTAGGAACTCAGTTCTatgatatattaaaattttatgttaaAATAAGTTGAAATTTTATAGATCATACTGTAATCATAGTCTTTAAATCATTGATCTTACTGAGCAGTGATTTTATTATTGTCTCTATtgcctattttattattattttttataatattcttGCTATGTGCTCACTGATGCAATACAGATGAAATTAAATCTTTCtgtacttaatttttttttttcaaatttctttgtACAAGATTGTTCTTTTGCATTGCATAAAAGGACTTACTGAGCAGTGGTTTTATTATTGTCTCTATtgcctattttattatttttataatattcttGCTATGTTCTCACTGACGCAATACAGACGAAAATAAATCTTCCTATAcgtaaaaaaatgtttttttgcACAAGATTGTTCTTTTGCATTGCATAAAAGGAATGGACCCCCCAATCAAAGTTCTTATGTGTTTTCTTACAATGTGCACTTCTATATGTTTTGGCTACATCTAACAAAAATTTCCATCCTATTTTATGCAGGTGGTCAGCTAATGGTAATGGTGGCAAGCTAGAATCTCTTGGATACAAAGAGGGTTTTAGAGTTGATGTGGATATTCCAGATGGTACTTGGGCTGAGGCTCCAACTTTCCATGATGTTCTTATTTTTAACACGGGGCACTGGTAAGATTGTTTTCTGCTTGGGAACTCCTTACACTGaatgttataatttttttgatagaaaaatggACAACTCATTAAAGGGCAACAAGGCACCTGGATAGGCTGGATACAATCAAAGAGGCCTAAAAGAAAAATATCACCTTTGATACTTAGTGTCTGAAAAATAGAGAATTGTGTAAAGTATACAACATACAGTCAGTTAGACCAAAATGCCTCTCCAGGCCCAAATCTCTTTCTCCACAGTCTTAGCTGTAACCCAAAAGCTGACTGATGAGAACAATAGAAGATTCCATAGGTTTCTATTCCAGGGAACAGTGAATTAGGATGTGAATATGTGATTCAAAAATTAGGCATCTTCTTCACGCaaataaaatttttcaacaaGAGATATCCTCCTTTTCTGAAGGTTGATATCTGGGAGGGAATTGGCTCCAGATGGTTTTCCGGGAGGAAATTGGTTCTGACCACAGCAAgcttatttaaattcctgtaaAAAAAGCTGACTGTGAGTCTGCTGTTTTTGTTAAGTGTCCACTTAAGCTCATATGATTAGTCTGATGTGCAACACTGCTATATGAGCAGCCAAAAAAATCAATTGAAGCGTAGAGCTCCCAGTCTTAGGCATTTCTCATGAGGGGAATGTCCCAAATTAGTCTTTTGTTTGAAAGATGAAAAACTACACTTATCAGAGCAACCTCTTTATAGGCTGAACTGAAAATGTTGGAAAATTGAGTGCTAAGTGGGGTGAGTCTTCACCGCATGTCATGCTAAAAGAAAACAGTGTCCCCATTAGTCCATTACCAACTTCAAAATGAAAGAAGTCAAAGAAATCTTCCCAACCTTTCCTAATCCATTTCCAGGTATCTGCCTGATGTAGGATGAGGAAAAGGTATATGGATGGATAAGTTTTCCCCAATTTGGTGACCAATTTCAAAGAATATGGTCAAAGGATTGTTGGGTCCTAAACTCACATGTGTTCTGTTAATTATTGGTGATTATGTGATGTGCGTGCAGTTTATTAGTGGTAGGCTTATTTTTATTGTGGCTTGTTTgtagtatatgtatgttttaggGGTTCATTTTGTGAATTCTTGTATTGTAGtgtttatttgtaattttcttgTATATCTTTAGGCTTTCTTACATATAGGATGTGAAAACCATGTAAGAGGTAGTTTTTGTGAATTAGAAAATTGAAGTGAACATGTGTTTTCCCCATTATATCTCcttcctcttttttcttttttcttccctCTTCcttatttcttctatttcccttCTCCTATTTATTCCTATTCCAATTTTTCACTTGGCATTGTTGTTGTGCGTCATTTGCTCAATTCATCTTTGTTGTTTTGCACCACAACCCCATGGGGTTCTCTAACTTCCTTGGAGGTCCACTCATGTGATCAAGTCCATGTTTGAAGCAATAGATTTTATCATTCATGAATTTTCAGAGCTATTTACTGAGGATGATTTTGTTGAACAGAGTGAGAGATTTGAGACCCAAGCCACTTTTTTGAATAGGTTGGTTGACAACCCCCCATTGAACCAAACGGTATTTGACATCCTTTCTTAGATTTCTCTGAAGGAATCTTTTCTTGGTGCCCTTCTAGCTTTTTGGTCATTCAGCATGGAATGGGGAAGAGGGACATGTAGTACATTGTGAGTTTTATAAGAGTCCTTTTGATGAGGGTGGATCTTCCACCTATTGAGAGGTAATTTCATTTTCACCGGCTAGTTtgcaccccccctccccccaaaaacCTCTCAACAATGGGTCCCAAACTCTTTTATCCTTGAACTTGGCTCTCAGGGGAACCCTTAAATAGTTAAAAGGATAAGGTCCCAACTTGCAGTCCAAAATGTCAGCCAAAAATATGTCATCAGCCTCATCTCCAACGGGGATGAGCTCACTTTTCCTCAAATTGACTCTCCACTTTGAAATTGCTTCAAAACAAAGAAGGATGCATCTCAAATTCAGAAGTTGTTGAGCTTCCACCTCACAAAAGATTGTGGTATTGTTTGCAAAGAGGAAGTGAGAAACTTCCATCATTTCCCTTTtgtttcttttgatattttgccCATTAAAGAGTCTTGCCCCTATGGCTTTTTACAACAAAAGACTGAAAATTCTATTTGCAATAATGAAAAGCAAAGGAACATGGGAGTAAGCTAGCCACAAGCCTCTAAGGCGGAAAAACTAGAGAGGGACCGGTAAAATGATAATGGAGAGGAATGGTGTAATGATACGTTGTCCAACCCATTTGCACCATGAATTACCTAAGCCCACTTTATAAAAGACAAAGAAGTAAATCCTAATAAACATGATAAAAAACTTTCTCCATGTCAAGTTTACAGCAACCTCTCCTCACTTTTAGGGTGGGTATCCACAATTTTTGAGGCGATAAGGGCTGCAATCATGATCTACCTTCCTCCAACAAAGGCATGCTTGAGCTGTCTCCTAACTTTTGGAGTTGCTTTTTTGAGTCCCAAAGTGAGCACCTTGGGTGGAAATATTTGATGTTAATATCTCCTTCCTAGGAAATAAGGCAACAAAAATAGAGTTAATGCCATCCACAAAGTTGCCCGAAGCATGAAAATCTTCAAAAATCTTGACTATGTTAGATTTGAGGAAGTCTTGGTTAGCTAGAAAGAAGCCATGGTGAATCTAGGCTTGGAACTCTGTCACTGATTCACCAATACAATCCTTAAGGGCATGAAGAATTTCTTTGTCATTGAAGGGGCTCTCTAGCCACTGGGTAGTAAAGTTATTAATCTTGCTGAATGTGATGGCGTCAATCTTTGGTCTCCAAGTAGATGATTTGGGGAAGAGATTTTGTAAAAATTGCAGATGTCATCTGTGGAGCTATTGAGAAGGGAGGGAAGGTTTGTGTTGCAAACAAGCAATGGGTGTTCTAGAGAGGGCTCAGAAGTAGAAACAGACAATTCCCAAGAATCTCAAGCATTTATGATTGCAGGTGTTGGTGTCTGATGGTTGAAGGGGTTCTCTAAACTAGTGGGAATTTAAGGAGGGGGGGgagtatatatttttaatattggaAAGGCAAAAGAGTGTGAGGAGTCTTCCTCCAATAAGAGGATGCCACACCACAGCACTGTCAATGAGATAGTGATCAATTATTGAGCCAAGAGAGTCATGACACATGGTTAAGGTGAGAGAAAACATAGAGGAATAGGTGTCACAAATAATGCATGATAGACGCTTAAGCAACTTAGGAGAAAGATAAGGGGTGAAGACCCCCCTTATTGAGTCATTGAAGTCACTAAGAGAAGACTCTAAAACATCCAAGACTAGGAATAGAGGCGTTGCGACAGTTTTTGTAGTTGGATTGGCTCATGCTAGCAATTTTGAACTCTTGCAAGAGTGCAAAAATAAGAGGGCAGAGAAAAAAAGGAGTGTGAAGCTAATAGTGGAGATCAACTCATATTCAACTAAGGCTGCAAACAAGCCAAGCCAAGCTGACCTGAGCTAGCTTTATCATTCTCTAgcttgttttttaaaattttaaccagCTCAAGCTCAAGTTGAA from Malania oleifera isolate guangnan ecotype guangnan chromosome 9, ASM2987363v1, whole genome shotgun sequence carries:
- the LOC131164623 gene encoding protein trichome birefringence-like 13 isoform X1; translated protein: MATRGSHHHRHRKNTVFLFSLLCAASLLLALSLFRSTSRSSPPLRPVGNFTTEAEEGSGGDGPCDYNDGSWVYDPTTRSPPYDHTCKEIFKGWNCIANNKSNAPHLIKWRWKPNHCDLPPFDPRQFLERYRDTSIDLMNVNSTGFIGDSLNRNMFVSLFCTLRRASSEVKKWRPAGADRGFTFPQYNLTIAYHRTNILARYGRWSANGNGGKLESLGYKEGFRVDVDIPDGTWAEAPTFHDVLIFNTGHWWWAPSKFDPVKSPMLFFEKGLPLMPPILPDAGLDMVLKNMVSYVEKRARPGLIKFFRTQSPRHFEGGEWDQGGSCKRLEPLSPEQMEELFSLKNNGKNVEARLANLHLYKALPGSGFHVLDITHISEFRADAHPSAAGGKKHDDCMHWCLPGIPDTWNDLFVAHLNDVKDPN
- the LOC131164623 gene encoding protein trichome birefringence-like 13 isoform X3, with translation MATRGSHHHRHRKNTVFLFSLLCAASLLLALSLFRSTSRSSPPLRPVGNFTTEAEEGSGGDGPCDYNDGSWVYDPTTRSPPYDHTCKEIFKGWNCIANNKSNAPHLIKWRWKPNHCDLPPFDPRQFLERYRDTSIDLMNVNSTGFIGDSLNRNMFVSLFCTLRRASSEVKKWRPAGADRGFTFPQYNLTIAYHRTNILARYGRWSANGNGGKLESLGYKEGFRVDVDIPDGTWAEAPTFHDVLIFNTGHWWWAPSKFDPVKSPMLFFEKGLPLMPPILPDAGLDMVLKNMVSYVEKRARPGLIKFFRTQSPRHFEGGEWDQGGSCKRLEPLSPEQHNTTSTQTSQMRVEPWLLPMRLGDESWSHDSLASI
- the LOC131164623 gene encoding protein trichome birefringence-like 13 isoform X2; its protein translation is MATRGSHHHRHRKNTVFLFSLLCAASLLLALSLFRSTSRSSPPLRPVGNFTTEAEEGSGGDGPCDYNDGSWVYDPTTRSPPYDHTCKEIFKGWNCIANNKSNAPHLIKWRWKPNHCDLPPFDPRQFLERYRDTSIGFIGDSLNRNMFVSLFCTLRRASSEVKKWRPAGADRGFTFPQYNLTIAYHRTNILARYGRWSANGNGGKLESLGYKEGFRVDVDIPDGTWAEAPTFHDVLIFNTGHWWWAPSKFDPVKSPMLFFEKGLPLMPPILPDAGLDMVLKNMVSYVEKRARPGLIKFFRTQSPRHFEGGEWDQGGSCKRLEPLSPEQMEELFSLKNNGKNVEARLANLHLYKALPGSGFHVLDITHISEFRADAHPSAAGGKKHDDCMHWCLPGIPDTWNDLFVAHLNDVKDPN
- the LOC131164623 gene encoding protein trichome birefringence-like 13 isoform X4; translated protein: MATRGSHHHRHRKNTVFLFSLLCAASLLLALSLFRSTSRSSPPLRPVGNFTTEAEEGSGGDGPCDYNDGSWVYDPTTRSPPYDHTCKEIFKGWNCIANNKSNAPHLIKWRWKPNHCDLPPFDPRQFLERYRDTSIGFIGDSLNRNMFVSLFCTLRRASSEVKKWRPAGADRGFTFPQYNLTIAYHRTNILARYGRWSANGNGGKLESLGYKEGFRVDVDIPDGTWAEAPTFHDVLIFNTGHWWWAPSKFDPVKSPMLFFEKGLPLMPPILPDAGLDMVLKNMVSYVEKRARPGLIKFFRTQSPRHFEGGEWDQGGSCKRLEPLSPEQHNTTSTQTSQMRVEPWLLPMRLGDESWSHDSLASI